One segment of Streptomyces sp. NBC_00576 DNA contains the following:
- a CDS encoding DUF6519 domain-containing protein, giving the protein MHADLSRLTFRPDRHYSAVIAQQGRVQLDADANEQAAIQLHQARTLAADLIGPHGGPRGSAGFRVEYVGGRHDIDTLYIHGGRYYVDGILLDANRTAPGTPVPVDDEEPHDAHAQEPDSDQPPAYWTYWDQPDGFRDPEKPGDRLPSPAQSPFLVYLKVWERSVTAAEDPALREVALGAALPDTAARVKVVWQVLPLSLAALDIEESEPSKAVVSAAFDRWALKQSTPTARLAARSERPDHADEDPCLVKPDARYRGLENQLYRVEIHDGGEPKDATFKWSRENGSVVFPVDELDGTWVQLASLGHDDKLDLDVGDRVEFTDTAYSSRLEPLPLLRVEELDLPGRRVRLSAEPEPGVGRLPGLNPFLRRWDHHEGPKRRGRTTALRNGAVPVTEGEWLPLEDGIEVYFAKGAAYTTGDHWLVPARTATGSVEWPVDQARRPLLQAPAGIVRSFAPLALVKGEGSTVDLRRAFGWAASSIPAADEAALAAEAQARREEQTADADPSHGRSQTTAEAEAAVDGDK; this is encoded by the coding sequence ATGCACGCCGATCTCTCCCGACTCACCTTCCGCCCCGACCGCCACTACTCCGCGGTCATTGCCCAGCAGGGCCGCGTCCAGCTCGACGCCGACGCCAACGAACAGGCCGCGATACAGCTCCACCAGGCCCGTACCCTCGCCGCCGACCTGATCGGACCGCACGGCGGGCCGCGCGGCTCGGCCGGCTTCCGCGTCGAGTACGTGGGCGGCCGGCACGACATCGACACCCTGTACATCCACGGCGGCCGGTACTACGTCGACGGCATCCTCCTCGACGCGAACCGCACGGCCCCCGGCACCCCCGTACCGGTGGACGACGAGGAACCCCACGACGCACACGCCCAGGAACCGGACAGCGACCAGCCACCCGCGTACTGGACCTACTGGGACCAGCCCGACGGCTTCCGCGACCCGGAGAAGCCCGGCGACCGGCTGCCCTCGCCCGCCCAGTCGCCGTTCCTCGTCTACCTGAAGGTGTGGGAGCGCTCGGTGACGGCCGCCGAGGACCCGGCGCTGCGCGAGGTCGCCCTCGGCGCGGCCCTGCCCGACACCGCGGCCCGGGTGAAGGTCGTCTGGCAGGTGCTGCCGCTGTCGCTGGCCGCGCTGGACATCGAGGAGAGCGAGCCGTCCAAGGCGGTGGTCAGCGCCGCCTTCGACCGGTGGGCGCTGAAGCAGTCCACCCCCACGGCCCGCCTCGCCGCCCGCAGCGAACGCCCCGACCACGCCGACGAGGACCCCTGCCTGGTCAAGCCCGACGCCCGCTACCGCGGCCTCGAGAACCAGCTCTACCGCGTCGAGATCCACGACGGAGGCGAGCCCAAGGACGCCACCTTCAAGTGGTCCCGCGAGAACGGCTCCGTCGTCTTCCCGGTCGACGAACTCGACGGTACGTGGGTGCAGTTGGCGTCCCTCGGTCACGACGACAAGCTCGATCTGGACGTCGGCGACCGCGTCGAGTTCACCGACACCGCGTACTCCTCCCGCCTGGAACCCCTGCCCCTCCTGCGAGTCGAGGAGCTGGACCTCCCCGGCCGCCGGGTCCGCCTCTCCGCCGAACCGGAACCAGGCGTGGGCCGCCTCCCCGGTCTGAACCCGTTCCTCCGCCGCTGGGACCACCACGAGGGCCCCAAGCGCAGGGGCCGCACGACAGCCCTCCGTAACGGAGCCGTACCGGTGACAGAGGGGGAGTGGCTACCACTGGAGGACGGCATCGAGGTCTACTTCGCCAAGGGCGCCGCCTACACCACCGGCGACCACTGGCTCGTCCCCGCCCGCACCGCCACCGGCAGCGTCGAATGGCCGGTCGACCAGGCCCGACGCCCCCTCCTGCAGGCGCCCGCGGGCATCGTGCGCTCCTTCGCCCCGCTGGCCCTGGTCAAGGGCGAGGGCAGCACGGTGGACCTGCGCCGCGCCTTCGGGTGGGCGGCGAGCAGCATCCCGGCCGCCGACGAGGCGGCCCTCGCGGCGGAGGCCCAGGCGCGCCGCGAGGAACAGACGGCAGACGCCGACCCCTCCCACGGGAGGTCCCAGACCACCGCGGAAGCGGAGGCAGCAGTGGACGGAGACAAGTAA
- a CDS encoding putative baseplate assembly protein, which yields MTTDTSVQDADFADDCTCGGACRTGHDERLAPAPLHNPPGRTALDYRVGEYGSFRAALLDRLASPAYPALSEAKWGSPRPKAGGGLTVRTPDDPAIGLLDATAVLGDLLTFHSERIADEAYLRTANEHRSLVLLGRLVGHRPRPGVAAATHLAYTLERDPRAETLPVLIPRGARSNSVPASTDEQSQTFETSRDLTARWDWNELKVRRRRPSLLTPQDLETRSELFVEGTANSLRTGDQLLFVFGEQAGGERKLLPVARTRIDRDDDITAITLPKSAPPTLKELVDEVRLWTAEPATPGEPGDEPPTPEVPNPRPVSRLIEDFDDQVLAPLRTDLDGVKTPEQLAARLAEPVDRLGEAQVLATPYDDVAAWFEQLEAVLGELAERALGLAPAQSAEVSAAVDGRAGAAPSGLVAPFPTPLQGASRTAAFQALAAVLPALRASTPGPATPRTRRPGGDTARLLSALNPGLGSLYPAWRTAVPSTPQLLREVLALRVTTSPFGAAAPLKPVQDDRGRVIRTADWPLTGAALTSMRVVYDTAGKVPVRAEFQYVEGSSSDQRAENLPVPQFVTFPLGTGQVDLSVRAGQDRDLSWLTRRPADSQDPGVTARLHSGLPERTLFVSRPDDEGLVHVGIHNGTTQEISLRPGVSEQFTHGEYEVSLRYTLGSAEPNVEVVIASKPQPVNHRVLQLDTVHTGITVGSWVAIQRPAKGVEGKVPGDPKLAFVTTQVIAARTAAYTNYGITGRGTELTLADPWLDEFDVLLSHIRDTTVHAAGEPLRLADEPLGEDVHGNEIELAELYDGLRPGRTLIVTGERTDIPGTAGVQATEVALAAADPAVDPQLPGDHVHTRLTLTTDLAHRYHRATVRILGNVVEATHGEGRDEAIGSGDSDRVNQTFVLWQSPLTWLADDNPLGATPVLELRVDGLRWHEVDSLAGRGPRDRVYITGTTSGGRTTVTFGDGVNGARLPTGHENVRARYRFGTGKAANTAANRITQPLTRPLGVSQVTNPRPATGGSDADGPGLTRSTVPLAVSALDRLVSDTDYEDFARSRAGIGRAATRELFDGRRRLLHVTVAGTDDVPIADDSDILRALRGALTEYGDPNLPVRVDVRELVLLLVAARVKVAPDHAWELVEPRLRQALLRRLGFEGRELGRPARLSEVLATAHTVPGVDYIDVDVFTGVPASATPDQLTELLAHPGTPRPSVPANPATYEEKTHTVRNAHGETLSSVCARYGVPLAELLRLNPDITDTRRLAKGRTVYVFRGIRAAQLALLSPRAADTLILTEVK from the coding sequence ATGACCACCGACACGTCTGTCCAGGACGCGGACTTCGCCGACGACTGCACCTGCGGCGGCGCCTGCCGCACCGGCCACGACGAGCGGCTCGCCCCGGCCCCGCTCCACAACCCGCCCGGCCGCACCGCCCTCGACTACCGCGTCGGCGAGTACGGCAGCTTCCGGGCCGCCCTCCTCGACCGGCTCGCCTCACCCGCGTACCCGGCCCTGAGCGAAGCGAAATGGGGGTCCCCCCGGCCGAAGGCTGGAGGAGGTCTCACCGTCCGCACCCCGGACGACCCGGCGATCGGCCTGCTCGACGCCACCGCAGTCCTTGGCGACCTGCTCACCTTCCACTCCGAGCGGATCGCCGACGAGGCCTACCTCCGTACGGCAAACGAGCACCGCTCACTCGTCCTGCTCGGGCGCCTCGTCGGCCACCGGCCGCGCCCCGGAGTCGCCGCCGCCACCCATCTCGCGTACACCCTCGAACGCGACCCGCGCGCCGAGACGTTGCCCGTGCTGATCCCGCGCGGGGCCCGCAGCAACAGCGTTCCGGCGTCCACCGACGAGCAGTCCCAGACCTTCGAGACGAGCCGTGACCTCACGGCCCGCTGGGACTGGAACGAGCTGAAGGTCCGCCGCCGGCGCCCCTCCCTCCTCACCCCGCAGGATCTGGAAACCCGCTCCGAACTCTTCGTCGAAGGCACCGCGAACTCCCTCCGGACCGGCGACCAGTTGCTCTTCGTCTTCGGTGAACAGGCGGGCGGAGAGCGCAAGCTGCTGCCCGTCGCCAGGACACGCATCGACCGGGACGACGACATCACGGCAATCACCTTGCCCAAGTCGGCCCCGCCCACGCTCAAGGAGCTCGTCGACGAGGTCCGCCTCTGGACCGCGGAGCCCGCGACCCCGGGTGAGCCCGGCGACGAACCGCCGACCCCCGAGGTCCCCAACCCGCGTCCGGTGAGCCGGCTGATCGAGGACTTCGACGACCAGGTTCTCGCCCCGCTCCGTACCGACCTGGACGGCGTGAAGACGCCCGAGCAGCTGGCGGCCCGGCTCGCCGAGCCTGTCGACCGACTGGGCGAGGCGCAGGTCCTCGCGACGCCGTACGACGATGTCGCGGCGTGGTTCGAGCAGTTGGAGGCGGTGCTTGGCGAACTGGCTGAGCGTGCACTCGGGTTGGCACCGGCGCAGAGTGCGGAGGTGAGTGCCGCAGTCGATGGTCGGGCGGGTGCTGCGCCGTCCGGGCTGGTCGCGCCGTTCCCCACGCCCCTTCAGGGCGCCTCCCGCACCGCCGCCTTTCAGGCGCTGGCTGCTGTCCTGCCCGCCCTCCGCGCCTCGACGCCCGGCCCTGCCACCCCGCGCACCCGGCGACCTGGTGGGGACACCGCTCGGCTTCTCTCCGCCCTCAACCCCGGCCTCGGCAGCCTCTATCCGGCCTGGCGCACCGCCGTCCCGAGCACGCCACAACTCCTCCGCGAAGTCCTCGCGCTGCGCGTCACCACGTCCCCCTTCGGCGCCGCCGCCCCGCTCAAGCCGGTCCAGGACGACCGGGGCCGGGTCATCCGCACCGCCGACTGGCCGCTCACGGGCGCCGCACTCACCAGCATGCGCGTCGTCTACGACACAGCGGGCAAGGTTCCGGTCCGGGCGGAGTTCCAGTACGTCGAGGGCAGCAGCTCCGACCAGCGGGCCGAGAACCTGCCCGTCCCGCAGTTCGTCACGTTCCCGCTGGGCACCGGGCAGGTCGACCTGTCCGTACGCGCGGGCCAGGACCGCGACCTGAGCTGGCTCACCCGCCGTCCCGCCGACTCCCAGGACCCCGGGGTCACCGCCCGTCTGCACTCGGGGCTGCCGGAGCGCACGCTGTTCGTGTCGCGGCCCGACGACGAGGGCCTGGTCCATGTCGGCATCCACAACGGCACCACCCAGGAGATCTCCCTGCGGCCGGGCGTCAGCGAGCAGTTCACCCACGGGGAGTACGAGGTGAGCCTGCGCTACACGCTGGGCTCCGCCGAGCCCAATGTGGAGGTGGTCATCGCGAGCAAGCCCCAGCCCGTCAACCACCGTGTCCTCCAGCTCGACACCGTGCACACCGGCATCACGGTCGGCAGCTGGGTCGCGATCCAGCGCCCCGCCAAGGGAGTTGAGGGCAAGGTCCCCGGCGACCCGAAGCTCGCCTTCGTCACCACGCAGGTGATCGCCGCCCGTACGGCCGCCTACACCAACTACGGCATCACCGGCCGAGGAACCGAACTCACCCTCGCCGACCCCTGGTTGGACGAGTTCGACGTCCTCCTCTCGCACATCCGCGACACCACCGTCCACGCGGCCGGCGAACCCCTGCGCCTGGCCGACGAACCCCTCGGCGAGGACGTGCACGGCAACGAGATCGAACTCGCCGAGCTGTACGACGGGTTGCGTCCCGGCCGCACCCTGATCGTCACCGGCGAACGCACCGACATCCCCGGCACGGCCGGCGTCCAGGCCACCGAGGTCGCCCTCGCCGCCGCCGACCCGGCCGTCGATCCCCAACTCCCCGGCGACCATGTCCACACCCGGCTCACCCTGACTACCGACCTCGCCCACCGCTACCACCGCGCGACCGTCCGCATCCTCGGCAACGTCGTCGAGGCGACGCACGGTGAGGGGCGCGACGAGGCCATCGGCAGCGGCGACTCCGACCGCGTCAACCAGACCTTCGTGCTCTGGCAGTCCCCGCTCACCTGGCTCGCCGACGACAACCCCCTCGGCGCGACTCCTGTGCTGGAGCTCCGCGTCGACGGTCTGCGCTGGCACGAGGTCGACAGCCTCGCCGGACGCGGCCCCCGCGACCGCGTCTACATCACCGGCACCACCTCCGGCGGCCGTACGACGGTGACCTTCGGCGACGGCGTCAACGGCGCCCGGCTGCCCACCGGCCACGAGAACGTCCGCGCCCGCTACCGCTTCGGCACCGGGAAGGCCGCCAACACCGCCGCCAACCGGATCACCCAGCCCCTCACCCGGCCGCTCGGCGTCAGCCAGGTCACCAACCCCCGCCCCGCTACCGGCGGTTCGGACGCGGACGGGCCCGGCCTGACCCGCAGTACCGTCCCGCTCGCCGTGTCGGCGCTGGACCGCCTGGTGTCCGACACCGACTACGAGGACTTCGCCCGCTCCCGCGCCGGCATCGGCCGCGCCGCCACACGTGAACTCTTCGACGGACGGCGGCGGTTGCTGCATGTCACAGTCGCAGGCACGGACGACGTACCCATCGCCGACGATTCGGACATCCTGCGTGCACTGCGCGGTGCCCTCACCGAGTACGGCGACCCGAACCTCCCCGTCCGCGTGGACGTCCGCGAACTCGTTCTCCTCCTCGTCGCGGCCAGGGTCAAGGTCGCTCCCGACCACGCCTGGGAACTCGTCGAGCCACGCCTGCGGCAGGCACTTCTGCGCCGACTCGGCTTCGAGGGACGGGAGTTGGGCCGCCCGGCCCGCCTGTCCGAGGTCCTCGCCACGGCCCACACCGTGCCCGGCGTCGACTACATCGACGTCGACGTCTTCACCGGCGTGCCCGCCTCCGCCACCCCTGACCAGCTCACCGAGCTGCTCGCCCACCCGGGCACGCCGAGGCCCTCGGTGCCGGCGAACCCGGCGACGTACGAGGAGAAGACCCACACCGTACGGAACGCGCACGGCGAGACGCTGTCGTCGGTCTGCGCCCGTTACGGCGTCCCGCTCGCCGAACTCCTGCGCCTCAACCCCGACATCACCGACACCCGGCGCCTCGCCAAGGGCCGGACGGTGTACGTCTTCCGCGGCATCCGTGCCGCCCAGCTCGCCCTGCTGTCCCCGCGCGCCGCGGACACCCTGATACTCACGGAGGTCAAGTGA
- a CDS encoding peptidoglycan-binding protein — protein MAKPLSASKLLELLRAEGLTVHEVRNWRTHNRNSKGPWGPVNGVMIHHTVTSGTNNSVALCYDGHANLPGPLCHGVIDKQGHIHLVGNGRANHAGLGDNDVLRAVINESKLPVDNEADTDGNRHFYGFECINLGNGTDPWPEAQKEAIEKVSAAICRHHGWSERSVIGHKEWQPGKVDPRGFTMDSMRARIRERLAGGGGGGKDTEPTPTPPKPSYAAFPGAGFFHVGQKSPLITRMGRRLVAEGCGRYENGPGPEWTEADRKSYAAWQQKLNYKGKDADGIPGKTSWDKLKVPSS, from the coding sequence ATGGCGAAGCCGCTCAGTGCGTCCAAGCTGCTGGAGCTTCTGCGCGCGGAGGGCCTGACGGTCCACGAGGTCCGCAACTGGCGCACCCACAACCGCAATTCGAAGGGCCCCTGGGGTCCGGTCAACGGTGTGATGATCCACCACACCGTCACCTCCGGCACGAACAACTCCGTCGCCCTCTGCTACGACGGCCACGCCAACCTGCCCGGCCCCCTCTGCCACGGTGTCATCGACAAGCAGGGCCACATCCACCTCGTCGGCAACGGCCGCGCCAACCATGCGGGCCTCGGCGACAACGACGTCCTGCGCGCCGTGATCAACGAGTCGAAGCTGCCCGTCGACAACGAGGCCGACACGGACGGCAACCGCCACTTCTACGGCTTCGAGTGCATCAACCTGGGCAATGGCACGGATCCCTGGCCCGAGGCGCAGAAGGAGGCCATCGAGAAGGTGTCCGCCGCGATCTGCCGCCACCACGGCTGGAGCGAGCGCTCGGTCATAGGCCACAAGGAGTGGCAGCCGGGCAAGGTGGACCCACGCGGCTTCACGATGGACAGCATGCGGGCCCGCATCCGCGAACGCCTGGCAGGTGGCGGAGGCGGCGGCAAGGACACCGAGCCCACCCCGACACCGCCCAAGCCGTCCTACGCGGCGTTCCCCGGAGCCGGCTTCTTCCACGTCGGCCAGAAGTCCCCGCTGATCACCCGCATGGGCCGCCGCCTGGTCGCCGAGGGCTGCGGCCGCTACGAGAACGGCCCCGGCCCCGAATGGACCGAGGCCGACCGCAAGTCCTACGCCGCCTGGCAACAAAAGCTCAACTACAAGGGCAAGGACGCGGACGGAATCCCGGGCAAAACCAGCTGGGACAAACTAAAGGTCCCGAGCAGCTGA
- a CDS encoding M1 family metallopeptidase, with protein MSVQQTVGSDPYFPANGDARYRVHRYELALDYRPGPNRLAGTARINAIAGRSPLAEFQLNLGDFKIGRVRVDGKAAHYTHRGGRLRIRPAKPLRAGAAFTVEVHWAGNPKPVSSPWGEIGWEELEDGALVASQPVGAPSWYPCNDRPADKASYQISITTPSAYSVVAGGRLLTRTTKASTTTWVYEQSAPTSSYLVGLSIGKYQTVLLGDPGLGGVPQHGHIPAELLTEFSRDFARQPAMMELFQELFGPYPFGEYAVVVTEEELDVPVEAQGLSLFGANHVDGARSSERLVAHELAHQWFGNSVSIADWRHIWLNEGFAKYAEWLWSERSGGRSAQQLAAVAHRLLSGRPQDLRLADPGRKLMFDDRLYQRGGLTVHAVRCALGDEAFFRMLRGWAGLHRGGSVSTATFTAYVGRFAAEPLDELFTAWLYEGALPSLPSPAMGGPRLPARPSYPPSSSA; from the coding sequence GTGAGCGTTCAGCAGACAGTGGGTTCGGACCCGTACTTTCCGGCCAACGGTGACGCCCGTTACCGGGTGCACCGGTACGAACTCGCGCTGGACTACCGCCCCGGCCCGAACCGGCTGGCGGGCACGGCCCGTATCAACGCCATTGCGGGCCGGTCCCCGCTGGCCGAATTCCAGCTGAACCTGGGCGACTTCAAGATCGGCCGGGTACGGGTGGACGGCAAGGCGGCGCACTACACGCACCGGGGCGGCCGACTGCGCATCCGCCCCGCGAAGCCACTGCGCGCCGGGGCCGCGTTCACCGTCGAGGTGCACTGGGCGGGCAACCCCAAGCCGGTCAGCAGCCCCTGGGGCGAGATCGGCTGGGAGGAGCTGGAGGACGGGGCGCTGGTGGCGAGCCAGCCGGTCGGGGCGCCGTCCTGGTACCCGTGCAACGACCGGCCCGCCGACAAGGCGTCCTACCAGATCTCGATCACCACGCCGTCCGCGTACTCGGTGGTGGCGGGCGGGCGGCTGCTGACCCGGACGACCAAGGCGTCGACCACCACGTGGGTGTACGAGCAGTCCGCGCCGACGTCGAGCTATCTGGTGGGACTTTCGATCGGGAAGTACCAGACCGTGCTGCTCGGCGACCCGGGGCTGGGCGGTGTTCCCCAACACGGTCATATTCCGGCGGAGTTGCTCACCGAGTTCTCCCGGGACTTCGCACGCCAGCCCGCCATGATGGAGCTGTTCCAGGAGCTGTTCGGGCCGTATCCGTTCGGCGAGTACGCGGTCGTGGTGACCGAGGAGGAACTCGATGTGCCCGTCGAGGCACAGGGGTTGTCGCTCTTCGGCGCCAACCATGTGGATGGTGCCCGGAGTTCGGAACGGCTCGTCGCGCACGAGCTGGCCCACCAGTGGTTCGGCAACAGTGTGTCCATCGCGGACTGGCGGCACATCTGGCTGAACGAGGGGTTCGCCAAGTATGCGGAGTGGTTGTGGTCGGAGCGGTCCGGGGGGCGCAGCGCGCAGCAACTCGCCGCGGTCGCGCATCGGTTGCTGTCGGGACGGCCGCAGGATCTGCGGCTTGCCGATCCCGGGCGCAAGTTGATGTTCGACGACCGGTTGTATCAGCGGGGTGGGCTGACCGTGCATGCGGTGCGGTGCGCTTTGGGTGACGAGGCGTTCTTTCGGATGTTGCGGGGGTGGGCGGGGCTGCATCGGGGCGGGTCGGTGAGTACGGCTACGTTCACGGCGTATGTGGGGCGGTTCGCAGCGGAGCCGTTGGACGAGTTGTTCACTGCGTGGCTTTATGAGGGGGCGTTGCCTTCGTTGCCGTCCCCGGCGATGGGAGGGCCGCGTTTGCCTGCGCGGCCCTCTTATCCGCCGTCTTCCAGTGCGTAG
- a CDS encoding putative baseplate assembly protein, which yields MSTTGSTTPRRAKVRAAQLNGVDAVEVGDDGLLLTVTFLGKAPHGLCPENIRIDGGRRVTGITAVDVSVEREEDPELDDLLYVTLDKAGDTSRYRLSLVETDPYDRPGTQPYRGFDQRYHSAFFSFRPDCPTPFDCKEDGDGGGSEDGFPDAPVVDYTARDYDTIRKLLLDRLALTTPDWVERSPADLGMALVELLAYTGDQISYQQDAVATEAYLDTARRRVSVRRHVRLIDYAMHDGCTARAYVTVQTAGDHTLAPGSFRFASVDVRSLDPHDRPEPGTVVDDHDLADLDERGSVEVFEPVLAADQLELRVAHNAIRLWTWGGEVRALPKGATAATLRDEWQDAETCRDRRLDLRPGDLLVLEEVKGPRTGTPGDADPAHRQAVRLTSVTPGLDRIEDQPVLEVTWAAEDALRFPLCLTTRGGRDCLPVEDVTLARGNVVLVDHGRSLPGDGLPETFTVPPVPAVVAPCDPPAFGCSDRTEGNAPARLVNSLADKAESGEALTADDVRELFDVLGEAAANRAGLGLERAGQRHERVVPGTAYAQAAALRTLLAQSTYPGIAPRFRPVLGRTPITQAVPFPDPATVAAGQAERIAAIPGRVRQRLVELWRSARDRDGLAEEEIAELAVVYGLKVLERFELRLHPVRALRELLFRNDELLDGKLRRAEILTARARAGSVLDGHIAWEIAHSWGPAYAAGLHPDEPVLRGSATAALTQDPRRALPAVRLQGQGDDHTWLPRRDLLSSGSRDRHFVGELEDDGRLALRFGDGRHGARPVPGTRLAARYRLGGGIAGNVGAEAINHLVVNYQETQGDREPPPVAVVRNPLPASGGTEPEPIEQVRQLAPLDLRRTRLRAVTADDYTALTNALPGVQRAAAEIRWTGSTQEAHVAIDAYGTGAPPPELLTSVAQALEAYRRIGHDLVVGAARHVPLDLALTVCAAPGHQHGQILAELYRVLGTGRLPDGRLGFFHPDALTFGEPVRLSRLVAVAAAVPGVESVQVTRLRRLFEQDRGEREDGVLRLGPLEIATCDNDPDRPENGLLAISLTPLGGAR from the coding sequence ATGAGCACCACCGGATCGACCACACCCCGGCGCGCCAAGGTAAGGGCCGCTCAGCTCAACGGAGTCGACGCCGTCGAGGTCGGTGACGACGGACTGCTGCTCACCGTCACCTTCCTCGGCAAGGCCCCCCACGGCCTGTGCCCCGAGAACATCCGCATCGACGGCGGCCGGCGCGTCACCGGCATCACCGCCGTCGATGTGAGCGTCGAGCGCGAGGAGGACCCGGAGCTCGACGACCTTCTGTACGTCACCCTCGACAAGGCCGGCGACACCTCCCGCTACCGCCTCTCCCTCGTCGAGACCGACCCGTACGACCGTCCGGGCACCCAGCCCTACCGGGGCTTCGACCAGCGCTACCACAGCGCCTTCTTCTCCTTCCGGCCCGACTGCCCAACTCCCTTCGACTGCAAGGAAGACGGGGATGGGGGAGGTTCGGAGGACGGCTTCCCGGACGCGCCCGTCGTCGACTACACGGCCCGCGACTACGACACGATCCGCAAGCTCCTCCTGGACCGGCTCGCGCTCACCACGCCCGACTGGGTCGAACGCAGCCCCGCCGACCTGGGCATGGCCCTCGTCGAACTCCTCGCGTACACCGGCGACCAGATCAGCTACCAGCAGGACGCGGTCGCCACCGAGGCCTACCTCGACACCGCCCGGCGCCGGGTCTCCGTACGCCGACACGTCCGGCTCATCGACTACGCGATGCACGACGGGTGCACGGCCCGGGCGTACGTCACCGTCCAGACCGCCGGTGACCACACGCTCGCCCCCGGAAGCTTCCGCTTCGCCTCCGTCGACGTGCGCAGCCTCGACCCGCACGACCGGCCCGAGCCCGGCACCGTCGTCGACGACCACGATCTCGCCGACCTCGACGAGCGCGGCTCGGTGGAGGTATTCGAACCGGTCCTGGCCGCCGATCAGTTGGAGCTGCGGGTCGCCCACAACGCGATCCGGCTGTGGACCTGGGGCGGCGAGGTGCGCGCGCTGCCGAAGGGCGCCACCGCCGCCACCCTGCGCGACGAGTGGCAGGACGCCGAGACCTGCCGGGACCGCCGACTCGACCTCAGGCCCGGTGACCTGCTCGTCCTGGAGGAGGTGAAGGGCCCGCGCACCGGCACCCCCGGCGACGCCGACCCCGCCCACCGTCAGGCCGTCCGCCTCACCTCCGTCACCCCCGGCCTCGACCGCATCGAGGACCAGCCGGTCCTGGAGGTCACCTGGGCCGCCGAGGACGCCCTCCGCTTCCCGCTGTGCCTCACCACCCGCGGCGGACGCGACTGCCTGCCCGTCGAGGACGTCACCCTGGCCCGTGGCAACGTCGTCCTCGTCGACCACGGCCGCTCCCTGCCGGGCGACGGACTCCCCGAGACGTTCACCGTGCCGCCCGTCCCCGCCGTCGTCGCCCCCTGCGACCCTCCCGCGTTCGGCTGCTCCGACCGCACCGAGGGCAACGCGCCCGCCCGACTCGTCAACTCGCTCGCGGACAAGGCGGAGAGCGGGGAAGCGCTGACGGCGGACGATGTCCGCGAGCTGTTCGACGTACTCGGCGAAGCCGCCGCCAACCGCGCCGGACTCGGCCTCGAACGTGCCGGACAGCGTCACGAGCGAGTGGTCCCCGGCACGGCGTACGCCCAGGCCGCCGCCCTGCGCACCCTGCTCGCACAGTCCACCTACCCCGGTATCGCACCCCGCTTCCGGCCGGTCCTCGGGCGGACCCCGATCACCCAGGCGGTACCGTTCCCCGACCCGGCGACCGTCGCCGCGGGCCAGGCCGAGCGGATCGCTGCCATCCCCGGGCGGGTACGGCAGCGCCTGGTCGAACTGTGGCGCAGCGCCCGCGACCGCGACGGGCTCGCCGAAGAGGAGATCGCCGAACTCGCCGTCGTGTACGGCCTGAAGGTGCTGGAGCGATTCGAACTCCGTCTCCACCCCGTGCGCGCCCTGCGTGAACTCCTGTTCCGGAACGACGAGTTGCTCGACGGCAAGCTGCGCCGCGCCGAGATCCTCACGGCCCGGGCCCGCGCCGGCAGTGTCCTCGACGGGCACATCGCCTGGGAGATCGCGCACAGTTGGGGCCCGGCGTACGCGGCCGGCCTCCATCCCGACGAGCCCGTACTACGCGGCTCCGCGACCGCCGCCCTCACCCAGGACCCGCGCCGCGCCCTGCCCGCCGTACGACTCCAGGGACAGGGGGACGACCACACCTGGCTCCCGCGCCGCGATCTGCTCTCCAGTGGCTCCCGCGACCGGCACTTCGTCGGCGAGCTGGAGGACGACGGACGCCTGGCGCTCCGCTTCGGCGACGGCAGGCACGGTGCCCGTCCCGTCCCGGGAACCCGCCTGGCAGCCCGCTACCGCCTCGGCGGCGGCATCGCGGGCAACGTGGGCGCCGAGGCCATCAACCATCTGGTCGTCAACTACCAGGAAACACAAGGGGATCGCGAGCCGCCGCCGGTCGCCGTCGTCCGCAACCCGCTGCCCGCCTCCGGCGGCACGGAACCCGAACCCATCGAACAGGTACGCCAGTTGGCCCCCCTGGACCTGCGCCGCACCCGGCTGCGCGCGGTCACCGCCGACGACTACACGGCCCTTACGAACGCCCTCCCCGGCGTCCAGCGCGCCGCCGCCGAGATCCGCTGGACCGGCAGCACCCAGGAAGCCCACGTCGCGATCGACGCGTACGGCACCGGCGCACCCCCGCCCGAACTGCTCACGTCGGTCGCCCAGGCCCTGGAGGCGTACCGGCGCATCGGCCACGACCTCGTCGTCGGCGCCGCCCGGCACGTACCGCTGGACCTCGCGCTGACCGTGTGCGCCGCGCCCGGCCACCAACACGGACAGATCCTCGCCGAGTTGTACCGCGTACTCGGCACCGGCCGACTGCCCGACGGCAGGCTCGGCTTCTTCCACCCGGACGCACTGACCTTCGGTGAGCCGGTCCGGCTCAGCCGCCTGGTCGCCGTCGCCGCCGCCGTACCCGGAGTGGAAAGCGTCCAAGTGACCAGGCTGCGGCGGCTGTTCGAGCAGGACCGAGGAGAGAGGGAGGACGGCGTGCTGCGGCTCGGCCCGCTGGAGATCGCGACCTGCGACAACGACCCGGACCGGCCGGAGAACGGCCTCCTGGCGATATCCCTGACGCCTCTGGGAGGTGCCCGATGA